One window from the genome of Garra rufa chromosome 1, GarRuf1.0, whole genome shotgun sequence encodes:
- the LOC141334689 gene encoding vascular cell adhesion protein 1, whose amino-acid sequence MKNNLFCFLGLSVIGIVSADSCSLEISPSRVVVKFGDPVSVSCVASRPVRVLGWESVIAASHTQNDLSVQWRVDSLTDWIEEPICYGVFFTAPRQCEEKLNLVLYKKPDSVSISLVNHSSPVVEGREYQLQCEVQNVAPVQYLVLRWYRGKTEVYNHSFSELSPATPVQVSSTLLVVPNRADNGAQYRCEAELQLGAEGPQPPPTVQSEVLNIAVQYPPDFRSPEEEILDIGEDSETVLDCTAEGNPPPVYVWTASNLQEKADNQPVLKAASLGPGEYTCTASNILGKKSKQFVIKHKSKGV is encoded by the exons ATGAAAAACAATCTCTTTTGCTTTCTCGGTTTGTCCGTTATCGGAATAG TGTCAGCTGACAGTTGCTCGCTAGAGATATCTCCCTCCAGGGTAGTGGTGAAATTCGGGGATCCGGTGTCGGTCAGCTGTGTGGCCTCTCGTCCGGTACGCGTGCTGGGATGGGAATCGGTCATTGCCGCATCGCACACCCAGAATGACCTCAGCGTTCAGTGGCGGGTGGACAGTTTGACTGACTGGATTGAGGAACCAATCTGCTATGGTGTTTTTTTCACTGCACCCAGACAGTGTGAGGAAAAGCTCAACCTTGTTCTATACA AGAAACCAGACAGCGTGTCCATAAGTTTGGTAAATCACAGCAGTCCAGTGGTGGAAGGACGAGAGTACCAGCTACAGTGTGAGGTGCAGAACGTCGCACCTGTCCAGTACCTTGTTTTGCGATGGTACCGAGGAAAAACTGAGGTTTACAACCACTCGTTCTCAGAGTTATCCCCTGCGACACCGGTCCAGGTGTCCTCCACCTTGCTGGTTGTCCCAAACAGAGCTGATAATGGAGCTCAGTACAGGTGTGAAGCAGAGCTGCAACTGGGAGCAGAAGGACCTCAACCTCCTCCAACAGTTCAGTCTGAAGTTCTCAACATTGCTGTTCAAT ACCCGCCTGACTTCCGCAGTCCAGAGGAAGAGATACTGGACATTGGTGAGGATAGTGAAACGGTACTGGATTGTACTGCGGAGGGTAACCCACCACCTGTGTATGTCTGGACCGCCTCAAACCTTCAGGAGAAGGCTGATAATCAGCCTGTTTTGAAAGCTGCATCTTTGGGCCCAGGGGAATATACATGCACTGCATCCAATATCCTGGGGAAAAAGAGCAAACAGTTTGTCATCAAGCACAAATCCAAAG GTGTTTAA